Proteins from a single region of Lepus europaeus isolate LE1 chromosome 4, mLepTim1.pri, whole genome shotgun sequence:
- the MRPL55 gene encoding large ribosomal subunit protein mL55, with amino-acid sequence MAAAGSPLGLLWRTAMKTAAPRPRGLHVSPWWADSSRASLARLRRQAYARLYPVLLVKQDGSTIHIRYREPRRMLLMPLDLDTLSPEQRRARLHKRGAQLRPKEEDPELADDFDVERYRRFWTQK; translated from the exons ATGGCAGCTGCGGGCAGCCCGCTGGG CCTGCTGTGGCGCACTGCCATGAAGACCGctgcccccaggccccgcggCCTGCACGTGTCCCCCTGGTGGGCGGATAGCAGCAGGGCCTCTCTCGCTCGCCTGCGTCGCCAGGCCTACGCGCGCCTCTACCCCGTGCTGCTGGTCAAGCAAGATGGCTCCACCATCCACATCCGCTACAGGGAGCCGCGCCGCATGCTGCTG ATGCCCCTGGACCTAGACACCCTGTCTCCCGAGCAGCGCCGGGCCCGGCTCCACAAGCGTGGGGCTCAACTCCGACCCAAGGAGGAGGACCCAGAGCTGGCCGATGACTTTGACGTGGAGCGTTACAGACGGTTTTGGACCCAGAAGTGA